A portion of the Betta splendens chromosome 2, fBetSpl5.4, whole genome shotgun sequence genome contains these proteins:
- the pou3f3b gene encoding POU domain, class 3, transcription factor 3-B isoform X2, with protein MATAASNPYLPSNSILSSGSIVHSDSGGGGMQPGSAAVTSGSGGYRGDPSVKMVQSDFMQGAMAASNGGHMLSHAHQWVTSLPHAAAAAAAAAVAAAEAGSPWSSSPVGMTGSPQQQDVKNSARDDLHTGTALHHRPPHLAPHQTHAGAWGSTTAAHINSLSGGQQQQQSLIYSQPGGFTVNGMLSPGSQSLVHPGLVRGDTPDLDHGSHHHHHHHQHPHHQHHGGVNNHDPHSDDDTPTSDDLEQFAKQFKQRRIKLGFTQADVGLALGTLYGNVFSQTTICRFEALQLSFKNMCKLKPLLNKWLEEADSSTGSPTSIDKIAAQGRKRKKRTSIEVSVKGALESHFLKCPKPSAQEISTLADNLQLEKEVVRVWFCNRRQKEKRMTPPGAAQTPEDVYSQGHFLVDYLKDASEPSDQRVTTTSSFHQVILAH; from the exons ATGGCCACCGCGGCTTCCAATCCTTATCTGCCCAGTAATAGTATCTTATCGTCCGGATCCATCGTGCACTCTGACTCTGGAGGTGGTGGCATGCAGCCGGGCAGTGCTGCGGTTACCTCGGGGTCTGGGGGCTACAGGGGAGACCCTTCGGTCAAGATGGTACAGAGTGACTTTATGCAAGGCGCAATGGCAGCGAGCAACGGCGGACACATGCTGAGCCATGCCCACCAGTGGGTGACATCTCTCCCGCACgccgcagcagcggcggcagcggcggcggttgcagcagctgaagccggATCGCCGTGGTCATCGAGTCCCGTCGGGATGACGGGCAGcccgcagcagcaggacgtgAAAAACTCCGCCAGAGACGATCTGCACACGGGAACCGCGCTGCACCATAGGCCCCCTCACTTGGCCCCCCACCAGACTCACGCCGGGGCTTGGGGCAGCACGACTGCGGCTCACATTAACTCATTATCcggggggcagcagcagcagcagtcgctGATATACTCACAGCCAGGGGGCTTCACTGTGAACGGGATGCTGAGCCCAGGGAGTCAAAGCTTGGTTCACCCAGGCTTGGTGAGGGGGGACACCCCAGACCTGGACCACGggagccaccaccaccaccatcaccaccagcaTCCGCATCACCAGCACCACGGCGGCGTCAACAACCACGACCCGCACTCGGACGACGACACGCCGACCTCGGACGACCTGGAACAGTTCGCCAAGCAGTTCAAACAGCGGAGGATCAAACTGGGCTTTACGCAGGCGGACGTCGGCTTGGCTTTGGGCACACTGTATGGGAACGTTTTCTCTCAGACAACCATCTGCAGATTCgaggctctgcagctcagcttcaaaAACATGTGCAAGCTTAAGCCTTTGTTAAACAAGTGGCTTGAGGAGGCCGACTCCTCCACCGGCAGCCCCACCAGCATCGACAAGATCGCGGCGCAGGGGAGAAAGCGAAAGAAGCGCACATCCATCGAAGTCAGCGTCAAGGGGGCTCTGGAAAGCCACTTCCTCAAATGCCCCAAGCCTTCGGCGCAGGAGATCAGCACGCTGGCGGACAACCTGCAGCTCGAGAAAGAGGTGGTTAGAGTGTGGTTTTGCAATAggagacagaaggaaaaacGAATGACGCCCCCAGGAGCGGCACAGACGCCGGAGGATGTGTACTCTCAG GGGCATTTTTTAGTAGATTACTTAAAAGATGCAAGTGAACCGAGCGACCAGAGGGTGACAACTACAAGTTCATTCCACCAGGTAATTTTGGCTCATTGA
- the pou3f3b gene encoding POU domain, class 3, transcription factor 3-B isoform X1, producing MATAASNPYLPSNSILSSGSIVHSDSGGGGMQPGSAAVTSGSGGYRGDPSVKMVQSDFMQGAMAASNGGHMLSHAHQWVTSLPHAAAAAAAAAVAAAEAGSPWSSSPVGMTGSPQQQDVKNSARDDLHTGTALHHRPPHLAPHQTHAGAWGSTTAAHINSLSGGQQQQQSLIYSQPGGFTVNGMLSPGSQSLVHPGLVRGDTPDLDHGSHHHHHHHQHPHHQHHGGVNNHDPHSDDDTPTSDDLEQFAKQFKQRRIKLGFTQADVGLALGTLYGNVFSQTTICRFEALQLSFKNMCKLKPLLNKWLEEADSSTGSPTSIDKIAAQGRKRKKRTSIEVSVKGALESHFLKCPKPSAQEISTLADNLQLEKEVVRVWFCNRRQKEKRMTPPGAAQTPEDVYSQVGNGHFLVDYLKDASEPSDQRVTTTSSFHQVILAH from the exons ATGGCCACCGCGGCTTCCAATCCTTATCTGCCCAGTAATAGTATCTTATCGTCCGGATCCATCGTGCACTCTGACTCTGGAGGTGGTGGCATGCAGCCGGGCAGTGCTGCGGTTACCTCGGGGTCTGGGGGCTACAGGGGAGACCCTTCGGTCAAGATGGTACAGAGTGACTTTATGCAAGGCGCAATGGCAGCGAGCAACGGCGGACACATGCTGAGCCATGCCCACCAGTGGGTGACATCTCTCCCGCACgccgcagcagcggcggcagcggcggcggttgcagcagctgaagccggATCGCCGTGGTCATCGAGTCCCGTCGGGATGACGGGCAGcccgcagcagcaggacgtgAAAAACTCCGCCAGAGACGATCTGCACACGGGAACCGCGCTGCACCATAGGCCCCCTCACTTGGCCCCCCACCAGACTCACGCCGGGGCTTGGGGCAGCACGACTGCGGCTCACATTAACTCATTATCcggggggcagcagcagcagcagtcgctGATATACTCACAGCCAGGGGGCTTCACTGTGAACGGGATGCTGAGCCCAGGGAGTCAAAGCTTGGTTCACCCAGGCTTGGTGAGGGGGGACACCCCAGACCTGGACCACGggagccaccaccaccaccatcaccaccagcaTCCGCATCACCAGCACCACGGCGGCGTCAACAACCACGACCCGCACTCGGACGACGACACGCCGACCTCGGACGACCTGGAACAGTTCGCCAAGCAGTTCAAACAGCGGAGGATCAAACTGGGCTTTACGCAGGCGGACGTCGGCTTGGCTTTGGGCACACTGTATGGGAACGTTTTCTCTCAGACAACCATCTGCAGATTCgaggctctgcagctcagcttcaaaAACATGTGCAAGCTTAAGCCTTTGTTAAACAAGTGGCTTGAGGAGGCCGACTCCTCCACCGGCAGCCCCACCAGCATCGACAAGATCGCGGCGCAGGGGAGAAAGCGAAAGAAGCGCACATCCATCGAAGTCAGCGTCAAGGGGGCTCTGGAAAGCCACTTCCTCAAATGCCCCAAGCCTTCGGCGCAGGAGATCAGCACGCTGGCGGACAACCTGCAGCTCGAGAAAGAGGTGGTTAGAGTGTGGTTTTGCAATAggagacagaaggaaaaacGAATGACGCCCCCAGGAGCGGCACAGACGCCGGAGGATGTGTACTCTCAGGTCGGCAAT GGGCATTTTTTAGTAGATTACTTAAAAGATGCAAGTGAACCGAGCGACCAGAGGGTGACAACTACAAGTTCATTCCACCAGGTAATTTTGGCTCATTGA